The genomic region CCGAGTGCCCGCGAGCCTGTTGGCACCATCTCGATTCCGAGTGGTGCGGACCGGCTCGAACTCGTCGTCGAGGCTGGTGGGACGCGGTACGTCAACGAGTACTCTTTATAACCCGAATCGTCGTGTGTGGTAGCAATTTACACACCCTGTGTCGGCGCTGTCTCCCGATTCCGGGAATATAGGCAATCGGTACCTTTAAATTACTTGCCGTGGTAGTAATCGATACCAGAACGCCGCCGGTGTTCCGGTAGCATCGCTAGCCGACCAGAATGACACGGAATCTTGTCCCCGAGAGGTCGCAGGCCGCCAGCGAGAGCTACCGTTCCGGCGCGGGACGGAATCGAGGTACGAATACACAATGGCTGATTCGATAGACACATCCAAGAACGTAGAACTCACAGAAGACGACCTTGCGAACAAATCCAAAGGTCAACTTATCAAGCTCGCAGGACAGCTGCGAGACCGACGTAACGATCTCAACCAGATGGCTTCTGAGCGGGCTTCCAGCCGTGACGACCTGAACGCGAAGACTCGCGAGAAGGTCGACGAGGCCCAGGAACACCGCGAGAAGCGTGACGAGCTCAACGAGCTGGTCCAGGAGCACAAACAGAAGCGTAACGACCTCAACGCCGACGCCAACGAGCTCTTCGACAAGGTCGAGGAGATGAAGTCCGACCTCGAGCTCGACGACGGCAAGGACCTCGAAGAGCTCGAGTCCGAGATCGAGGACCTGGAGTTCAAGCAGCAGACCGAGGTTCTCTCCTCCGAGGAGGAGAAAGAGCTCATCGAGAAGATCGAGAGCAAGCGCGAGGAGTACCAGAGCCGCAAGGAGAAGATGGGACAGAACGACGACCTCGACGAGCTCGTCGAGGAGGCCGAGGAGGTCCGTTCTGAAGCATCCAAGCACCACCAGAAGGTCACGGAGCTCGCCGACAAGGCACAGGAGCACCACAACCAGATGATCGAGGCCTACCGCGAGGCCGACGACATCCGTGACGAGGCCGACGAGATGCACGAGAAGTTCGTCGAGGCCCAGGAAGCGGCCGACCGTCACCACGAAGACTTCGTCCGCGTCCAGAAGCGCCTGCGCGAGCTGGACAAGAAGGAGGAGGAGGCCAAGCAGTCCAAGCGCGACCAGAAGCGCGAGGAAGTCGAGGCCGAGGCCGAGGAGATCTACCAGAAGTTCAAGGAAGGCGAGACCCTCGACACCGAGGACCTGATGAAGCTGCAGAAGGCTGGCCGCCTCTAAGCGCCCGACTCGGGGACTCTCTCTGTTTGCGGTCCCGACGTGCAGCACTTTGATTGCGTTTTTCTCGACCGTCCGTGAGCGACAGCACCGCCGGTCACGGCAGTTTTTTATCCCTTCTCGTGCTCGCATTGGGTAGTGGCTACGCTGGTCGTGTGCGTCGACCGTACCGACGACATCGGACGGAAGACGGGGTTGGAGACGCCAGTCGTCGGCTGGGAAGCCGTGCGCTCGCTCGTCACGGACGTGGGGTTGGCCGACCCGGAAGACTCCAACGTGAACTGCCTGCTGGAGACACTCCGGGTCGCGCGTGACCTGCGCGACGAGGACGAAGAGACCGTCGTGGCGGTCATCTCCGGTGCGAGCGAGAACGTCGTGGGGGCCGACCGGTCGGTCGCCCACCAGCTCGACGAGCTGATAGAGCGCTACGAGCTCGATTCCGCAGTCGTCGTCATCGACAGTGCACAGGACGAACGCCTGGTGCCGGTCGTCGAGTCACGACTCCGCGTCGATTCGGTCGACCGCGTCGTCGTGCGACAGGCCCGCGACATCGAGTCGACGTACTACCTGCTGAAGCAGTTCCTCGCCGACGAGGAGCTGCGCCAGACCGTGCTGGTCCCACTGGGTGTGGCGCTGGTTGCCTTCCCGGCGCTGGCGCTCACCGCGGGGCCGGCCGTCGGCGCGGCGACCATCACCGCAATCGTGGGGCTGTTCCTGCTCTACAAGGGCTTCGCGGTGGACGAACTGGCCAAAGACGGGGCGGCGCAGGTCCAGACCGCGCTCTACTCCGGCAACGTCTCCGTCGTCACGTACGTCGTCGCGGCGGGGCTGACGATGGTCGGGATGTTCGTCGGGGCGCTCGAGGTCTCACGGATGAGCGGTGTCGAAGGCGTCGTGTTGCCGTCGATGATGTTCGTCTTCCACGCGGTGCCGTGGTTAGCGATGGCGGGGGCGACCGCGAGCATCGGGCGGGTGCTCGACGAGGCCATCGACTCCGAGGCCGTCCCGAACGCGATGTTGAACATGCCGTTCATCCTCGTCGCCGTCTCGCTGGTC from Haloarchaeobius sp. HME9146 harbors:
- a CDS encoding coiled-coil protein — translated: MADSIDTSKNVELTEDDLANKSKGQLIKLAGQLRDRRNDLNQMASERASSRDDLNAKTREKVDEAQEHREKRDELNELVQEHKQKRNDLNADANELFDKVEEMKSDLELDDGKDLEELESEIEDLEFKQQTEVLSSEEEKELIEKIESKREEYQSRKEKMGQNDDLDELVEEAEEVRSEASKHHQKVTELADKAQEHHNQMIEAYREADDIRDEADEMHEKFVEAQEAADRHHEDFVRVQKRLRELDKKEEEAKQSKRDQKREEVEAEAEEIYQKFKEGETLDTEDLMKLQKAGRL
- a CDS encoding DUF373 family protein: MATLVVCVDRTDDIGRKTGLETPVVGWEAVRSLVTDVGLADPEDSNVNCLLETLRVARDLRDEDEETVVAVISGASENVVGADRSVAHQLDELIERYELDSAVVVIDSAQDERLVPVVESRLRVDSVDRVVVRQARDIESTYYLLKQFLADEELRQTVLVPLGVALVAFPALALTAGPAVGAATITAIVGLFLLYKGFAVDELAKDGAAQVQTALYSGNVSVVTYVVAAGLTMVGMFVGALEVSRMSGVEGVVLPSMMFVFHAVPWLAMAGATASIGRVLDEAIDSEAVPNAMLNMPFILVAVSLVIRGFSAYFLERSGLIDALQIPRVTVGQSEFGAFALLPGERLAGFVVVAVLLALVGVRIAAALSGTGIEEAELEQGS